A region of the Sphingobium yanoikuyae genome:
TGCCAGCGCGCATCCTGCGCCGCGGCGCGATGCCGGCCGGCCCGGAATTTCAGGCGGAACGGCTGGTGGTGAAGCCCAACGCGTCCTCGGCCTCCTGGGGCCTCGCAATGGTCGACAGCTGGGCGGAGGCCCATGCCCATGCCGATCATCTCCATGGCCTGGGCCATGACGTGCTGGTCGAGGCCTGGGCGCCCTTGCTCGACGTGGCCGTGCCGGTCGTCGGCGGCAGCGGTGGCCAGCCCTGGATTCTCCCGCCGATGATGTATGTGCCGGCCGATCCGCATCGCGAACGCAGCTATGAGGAGAAGCGCGGCTTGATCGATGCGGGCGATGATCCGCTGATCCTGGTCGAGGACCATGACCTGCGGACGCGGCTGGAGGATATGACCCGCCGCCTGCTGCCCGAACTCTGGCCGTTCGACTATGGCCGGTTCGAGTATCGCTACGATCCGGCGTCGGGCGAGCTGCTGTTCATGGAAGTGAACCTGTCCTGCAATCTCTGGTCGAAGAAGACGATCTCGCGCTCGGCCGCGTCGATCGGCGTCGATCATCAGAGCCTGGTCGAAACCATCGTCGCGCACAGCCTGGCCCGCCATGGCCTGCTGACCGAAATGCCGGTGCTGGAGGCTGCCTGATGCCGGGGACAGCGACGGCACTGGTATTGGCCGGCAAGCGCGATGGAGCGACCGATCCGCTCGCGCTGGCAGCAGATGTCACGCATAAATGCCTTGTCCCGGTCGCTGGCCAGCCGATGCTGGTTCATGTGATCGAGGCGCTGGCGGCCAGCCCGCGCATTGGCGAAATCCGGGTCGCGATTGAGGATGTGGCGGTGCTCGATGCCCTGCCGCAACTGCGCGGCCTGCGGAACACCGGGCGGCTGGTCGCGATTCCGGCCCGGCCCAATCTGGTCGATTCCGTGCTGGCCGCAGCCGACGGCGCGCGCTTCCCGCTGCTCATCACCACCGCCGACAATGTGCTGCTGACGCCCGATGCACTGGCCGAGATGCTGGACGGTTGCGCGGCGCAAGGGGCTAATGCCGGCGTCGCTTTCACCCGCCGCGCGTCGGTGCTGGCGGCCCATCCGCAGGGGCAGCGCAAATTCTATCGCTTCGCCGACGACGAATTTTCCAACTGCAACACCTATTGGCTGAAGGATGCAAAGGCGCTGGCAGCGGCCGAGACCTTCCGCTCGGGCGGGCAGTTCGTGAAGCATCCGATGCGGATCATCGGCGCCTTCGGCCTGATCAACCTGATCCGTTTCCGCTTCGGCATCGGCACGCTGGGCCAGGCCTTTGCGCGCTTTTCCCGCCGCTTCCGCATGGTGATCGCGCCGGTGATCCTGAGCGACGGTGCGGTCGCGATCGACGTCGACAATGCGCGCAGCCATGGCGTGGCAAGCGAATTGCTGGAGCGGCGGCTGGCGCGGGTCGAGGCGGCCTGACCCTTGTTCACGTTGCGTGCGTTGCCCCCGGCCGACGGCAATGTCCTGCTGGCGGCCTATCATGACGGATTGCGTCGCCACTGGCCGCTGGGCCGGCGAACGGTTGCGCGGCTGATCGCGGCGAGCGGGCGCAGCGGCTGGGCGGCATCGGAACGACGCTTGCTGTGCGAGACGGTGCGGGCGCAGGGGCTCAGCATGCGCGATCGCAAGGGGCTGCATCGGCTGCTCAATCCCGGTGCCTTTCCGGCCGAGGCCAATCCGCTCAAGAACAAGCAGCTTTTCGCCCGCCATGCCGCTGCCGCCGGCCTGCCGGTGCCCGACAGTTTCGCGCTGGAGACGAGTGATATCGCCAGCTGGCTGCACGGCCAGAGCGTCATCATCGCCAAGCCCAGCTATTGCTCCAAGGGGCAGGGTGTGGTGCGCTTCGAAAAGAAGGGCGGACGCTGGGAAGGGGCCGAAGGGCCGATCGCCGACGACGCGCTGCGCGCGCGCCTGCTGGCGCTGTGGGCGGCCGGCGGGGTGATCCAGCGCTGCCTGGCTACCCATGAAGCGCTGGCGGACATGTCGCCGGGCGCGCTGCCGACCTTGCGCGTGGTCACCTGCCTGGACGAGGTTGGCACGCCCGAGGCCTGCGCGCTGGCGCTGCGCCTGTCGGCCGGCGGCGGGCGCCCTGTGGATAATTTCAACGCCGGCAATCTGGTGCTGTCGGTCGATGCCGACGGGCATTGCGGGCCGGTGTGGCAGGCGGGACCGGACGGCGCGCCGATCCGCTGTGACCGGCATCCGCTGACCGGCGCACTTATCAGCGGCCGGCCGGTGCCTGATCTGGATGCCGCCGTGGCGCTGGCGCTGCGGGCGCATCTCGCTTTCCGATCGGGCTTTACCGTGATCGGCTGGGATGTTGGCCTGACGCCGGACGGCCCGGTGCTGGTCGAAGGCAACTGGAACCCCGGCACCGACATCATGCAACTGGTGAGCGGCCGGGGGCTGGCCGACAGCCGGCTGGGCGCGCTTTACTGCCATCATCTGCGCCATCTGCCGCCGCAGCGCTGGCAGGCGGCCGGCGCGATCGAGCGCGACCCGCGCCGGGCGTGATCATCCTCTATGTCCATGCGCTGGCCGCGACCGGCGTGGTGCGCAATGTCCGTATCCTGGCCGCCGAACTGGCGGCGCGCGGTCTGGCGGTCGAACTGGTGACGGCGCTGCCGGGTGGCGAGGGCGTGACCGGCGTGCCGCATCATGCGCTGCTGGCCGGACCGTACCCGTCGCGCCCGCGCGAAAAGCTGCAGGCGATCGCGGCGCTGCGGCGGCATTTGCGATCGCGGGGACAAGCGACGCTGATTTCGGCGGGCAATCATGGCCATGGCACGGCCTGGGCGGCGAGCCAGGGACTGCGCGACGTGCGGCGCATCTATCGCATCAGCAACGATCTCATGCGCAACGCGGCGGGCGCGCCGTCGGGCGGGCTTGGGCGCATCGGCCGCACCGCGATGGCGCGGCTGCTGGCGCGCGACGCCGATCATCTGGTGCTGGTGTCGCCGACCTTGGCGGATACGCCTGCTTTTGCCGGCGCGGCGCGGGCGGGCAAGGTGGCGGTGATCCCCAATGGCATCGATGCCGATGCCGCCCGCTTCCTGGCGGACGGGCCGGTGCCGCATCGCTGGATGGGGCGCACGCCGCCGGTGATCCTGGCGATCGGCCGGCTGGCGCCGCAGAAGAATTTCGCCACCTTGCTCGCGGCCTTCGCGATCCTGCGGCGGCAAAGGCCGGCGCGCCTCATCATCCTGGGCGAAAGTCGCGACCGCGCCTGTGACAGCCTGCGGGCGCAGGCGGCGGCGTTGGGCGTGGCCGCGCATATCGACCTGCCCGGCACGGTCGACAATGTCTTCCCCTGGCTGGCCCATGCCGATGCCTTCGTCCTGCCGAGCTGGTGGGAGGGATCGCCCAATGTGTTGCTGGAGGCGATGGCCGTGGATGTGCCGATCGTCGCGTCGCGCAGCGCCGGCAACGCCGTCGACCTGCTCGATGATGGACGGTGCGGACTGCTGGTCGATCCGGCCGATGCGGCGGCGATGGCCGATGCGCTGGCACGGCAACTGGACCTCGCCACCGCGATCCGCCCCGGCGACCGGATCGACCATTTCGGCTTGGATGCGCTGTCGGATGCCTGGGTGCGGCTGCTGCGCTAGGCGTTACGGAATTGCCTTGGCGTCTGCCCGGTCCAGCGCTTGAAGGCGCGGCCGAAGCTGGTCTGTTCGGCATAGCCCAGCCGCTCCGCCACCTCGTCGATCGGCATCGGCGTTTGGCGCAGATAGATGCGGGCGAGTTGCTCGCGCTGTTCCTCGACCAGATCGCTGAAATGCAGGCCATGGGCGGCGAGCCGGCTTTGCAGCGTCCGCACCGACAGGCCCATCCGGTCGGCGCAGCGCTCGATCGCGCAGGTGCCTGCCGGCAGCGCGCCGCGCACATAGGATCGCGCCCGTTCCGCCATGTCGGCATGGTTGAACAGGCGCAGCCGACCCAGATAGCCGCCGACCAGCCGATAGGTCAGCCGATTGGCCGTTGCGATCGGCAGGTCGAGCAAGGCGGCGGAAAAGCCGATCGCGCTGCCCGGCGCGCGCGGGCGGACGGCCGTGCCCAGCAACGCCTCTATCTCGATCAGTTCGCGTGGGCTGGGATCAGCGGAAAATTGCACCCAGGCGGCGCGGAAGCGCTGGCCGCTGACGGTCCGCAACAGCAGCAGGATCAGCATCATCGCCTGATAATTGGCCTGGTCGTTGAAGCCGAGATCGGCGCCGACCACCCAGCGCAGTTCGGCCATGCCGCCTTCTTCCACCAGTTCCAGCTGCGCCTCGGGCGAATGGGCGACCGGCAGGTAGCGGATCAGGCTGGCGATCGCGGCGCGCAGGTCCGGCGCGGCGCGGCAGACGGCGGTGACGCCGCCAAAAATGTCGGCGTCCTGGGTCGCGGCAAGGTGGAGGCCGAATAGCGGATCGTCGAACAACAGGCTGCAATATTCGAACATCGCCGCCACCTGCTGGCAGGCGATATGGCTGTCGGGATCGGCCAGCACCATCGGGTCGAGGCCATGCTGGGCGAGAATGCGGCGCGGCGCCCCACCGCGTGCGCGGACATAATCGGAAAAGCCGCGCAGATTGGCCGCGCGCATCTGGCCGGCGGCCGGCACCGCCTCCAGCGGGCCTTCCAGCCCGAAGAAAAAATCCTGCTCCTCCATCGCGCGCCTGTCTGCCTGCTTGTCGCGTCGCTGCGTATCATATCGATAAAGCTGCGCCTAATGCCAATACGCCATCGCCGCCCCATGCCAGCCTGCCGGGCATAAGAGAGATGGGAGAGAGCAGCATGGCCAGGGCAAGCGCGGCAGCGCTCAAGCGCGAGGCGGCGCAGTTCGTGCATTATGAGAAGGACCGGGCGCGCAAGATCGCGACCATCACCTTCGACCGGCCGGGCAAGGCCAACACGACCACGATCGGCATGCGCCTGCTGTTCGGCGAGATCATCCACAAGGCGAATATCGACGATGATGTGAAGGTGCTGGTGATCCGCGGCGCCGGCCAGGATCTGGGATCGGGCGGCGACATCAACGAACATGGCGACATGTATCTGCATCCCGGCGCGGAGGATGATTTCCTGCCCGACCTGGAGATTGACGATCCCGACGTGCGCTATCCGCCGCCCGGCTCCTATCGCTTCCTCCACGGCCTGACCGACCATTATGCCAAGGGCTATGCCGGCAACCGGCCGCTGCAGGAATTCAAGAAGATCAGCATCGTCGAGGCCAAGGGCTATTGCTATGGCTGGCATTTCTACCAGTGCGCCGACGCCGACCTGATCGTCTCGTCCGACGACGCGCTCTTTGGCCATCCCTCCTTCCGCTATGCTGGCTGGGGCCCGCGTATGTGGCAATGGCTGGAAATGGTCGGCATTCGCCGCTTTTCCGAAATGCTGTTCACCGGCCGCCCTTTCACCGCCGCCGAGATGATGGACTGCAACTTCGTCAACGCCGTCGTGCCGCGCGACGCGCTGGAGGCGGAGACCGACAAATATGCCGATGCCTGCGCCCGCACCCGGCCGCTCGACGTGGTGGTCGCGCAAAAGACCTTCATCGAGGCCTATAAGCAATATCGCGGCGAATATATGGGCAGCCTGCTCACCGGCTGGCTGGAAGGCATGCTGCCGCTGATGAAGAGCGACCGGCCGACCGATATCGATCTGGGCGCTGGCGGCTTCGACCAGGGCATCGCCCACACCGTCAAGAATAATGACCTCAACTATCCCCCGGAATGGCGGCTGAGCCGCGCCGGCCGGGCACAGCGCTGAAAGGAGCGGATGCGATGATCGAGACGCTCTTCAGCCTCGACCGAGGCAATTATCACGAATGCCAGCACCTGTTTCGCGGCGAGCGCGAGCAGGAATATTATCGCGGCGATTACTGGATGGAGGAAGGCTCCATCATCGACGTGGAGGCACGGCGCAAGTCCGCCGGCCCCAGCGCGGCGATCCTGCTGCGATCGGCCACCCGCCTCTTCTTCCGCCGCACCCGCCAGCACATCCGCGAGGATGGCACCGACCTCACCGTCCTGTGGTTCGTGAAGCGGGGCCGACTGGTCTTTTCCAACCAGCTTGGCAGTCGGGCCGCCCAATATGGCGATTTCCTGATGACGCGCTCGACCGCGCCCTTCCTGATCGAATGCCAGCCCGATGCGCAGGGCGTGCATGAGGTGCTGCATGTGACGGTGCCGACCCATGTGCTGCGCGGCTTCGTCGATTGCGATGCCGGGGCGGGCATATTGCTGCCGATGCAGCGGGCGGAACTGGGGATCGCCGACGGCATCCTGGCCGGCCTGTTCCAGCGCGACGCCGATGTGGCGGAGGAAACCACGCGGACATTGGTGGAGGCGGCGCTGGCGGTGATCGGCCAGGGGCTGCGCCATGATGTGCGCGCGGTGCCGCCGCGTCCCTCCGTCGCGGAAAAGCGCTTTGCTGATGTTCGCCGCTTCGTCGAGGTGCATCTGTCCGATCCGGGCCTGTCCGCCGCGATGACGGCCAAGGGCTGCGGCATTTCACCGCGCTATCTCACCACCCTGCTCAAGCAGAATGGCACCAGCTTTTCCGACCTGATCTGGCAGCGCCGGCTGGAGCAGGCGCGGGCCTGGATGGCGCGATCCGACGCAGCGAGCATCTCGATCAGCGAGATCGCCTATGCCGTCGGCTTCAAGAGCCCGGCTCATTTCAGCCGCATGTTCAAGCGCGTCTATGCCCGCAACCCCAGCGACTATCGCGCGGAGGCTGCGCCGCCGCCGCCGGTTGCGTTGCATTGAGCGGGAGGGGCGCATGACCATGCAAGGGAGCATCACTGAGCCACCGGTGCTGATCGGCAATGACGCCTATGTCTCGCAATCCTATGCCGATGCCGAAGCCACGAAACTATGGCCCAAAGTCTGGCAGGTCGCCTGCCGGGAAGAGGAAATCCCGGAGGTCGGCGACTATGTCACTTATGACATTGTCGATGACTCGATCATCGTCGTGCGCGCCGCGCCCGACCGGATTGCCGCCTATTTCAACGTCTGCCGCCATCGCGGCCGGCAACTGACCGAAGGGTGCGGCAATGCGAAGCGGCTGGTCTGCCCCTTCCATGCCTGGAGCTGGGATCTGGACGGCAATAATGTCGGCGTCGTCCGCAAGGATGCCTAGGGCGACGGCCTGAAGGCCGATGCGCTGCGGCTGCGCGACGTGCGTGTCGACACATGGGGCGGCTGGGTGTTCGTCTGCATGGACCCGGACGCGCCGCCGCTGCGTGACTATCTGGAGCCGGCGGCATCGATGCTCGACCCGTTCGAGCTGGAGCAGATGCGCTATCGCTGGCGCCAATGGCTGCATTTTCCGTGCAACTGGAAGGTCGCGATCGAGGCGTTCAACGAGGGCTATCATGTTGCCGGCACCCATCCGCAACTGACCAGATATTCGCCCAAGCCGACCTGGAGCGATGGGCGCGGCATCCATGGCGTGTTCGGATCGCAGGCGCGCGAGGGCACGGGCGGCGCGACCGCCGGCGCGGCCGGCGCGGCGGACATGCGCCAGGGGCTGGCGGATTCACTCAACCAGCTGTGGGAGGAAGTGAACGGCACCACCACCGAAACGATGGTGCGGGTCGCCAATTTGTTGGTCGAGGAACTGCCCGAAGGGACGCCGCCCGCCGAGGTGCAGATGCACCTGATGCGCCGCACGGTGGAGGAGGATGCCAGGCGCGGGGTGAACTGGCCGCGCATCGACCCGGCCCATTTCGCGGCGGCGGGCAATGTCTGGCACATCTTCCCCAACACGGTGATCATCCACGGGCCGACCTTCGCGCTCTGCTATCGCGCCCGGCCCGACGGCCATGATCCCAATCGCTGCATCTTCGAGGTCTATACGCTCGAACGTTTCCCCGAAGGCACCGAGCCGCGCCCCGCCAATCTCCACAGGCCCGACATGGACGAGGCAAGCTGGCGCAAGGTGCTGTGCCAGGATTTCTCCAACATGGGCGCGGTGCAGCGCGGCCTGCGCTCGCGTGGCTGCGACGGGTTGCGGCCCAGCCCGATCGAGGAACGGGCGATCATCAATTTCCACCGCGTGCTGGCCGACTATCTCGGCACCGGCGCGCCGCAACCGATCGAATAGGGACGTTCAATGGCCGACATGGAACATCATAATGCCAGCGCCGTGCTGGATACCAGCGACGTCGACCAATGGATCGGCAAGCCGGTCATCTTCGCCGAGATGTGGGACGCCTGCAACGCGACCGACATTCGCCGTTGGGTGCAGGCGATGGACTATCCCAATCCGATCCACTGGGATGAGGAATTTGCCCGCGCCTCGCGCTTCGGCGGCATCGTCGCGCCGCAGAGCTTCACCGTGGCGATGGACTATGGCCATGGCTGTCATCCGGCCTGCGTCGGCAAGGTGCCGGGCACCCACCTGATCTTTGCCGGCGAGGAATGGTGGTTTTACGGCACACCCGTTCGCCCCGGCGACAAGCTGGTGCAGAGCCGCCGCTTCGACGGCTATTCGATTGCCGAGACCGGCTTTGCCGGCCCGACCATGTTCGCGCGCGGCGACACCATCCACCGCAACCAGCATGGCGCGCTGGTGGCGAAGGAACAGGCAACCGCGATCCGCTATCTGGTCGAGGAAGCGAACAGGCGCGGCATCTATGCCAAGGAGAAGCGCAGCCCCCGGCGCTGGACCAAGGCGGAACTGGCGGACGTCCACAAGGCGCGCCACGACTGGATCCTATCCAACCGCGACGGCCATTCGCCCGCCTATGGCGATGTAAAGATCGGCGACCGGCTGCCGCGCCGGGTGATCGGCCCGCATTCGGTGGTGAGCTTCGCCAATGAATGCCGCGCCCATCGCCAGAATATCTGGGGGACTTGGGCGTGGAACGTGCCGGATGGCGTGCATGATCCGGCGACCGAGGATGCCGGCTTCGGCGCCGACATGTCCTACGACCATGAAGCGCGCAAGATCGACCCGCGGATGGGCGACGGCCTGTATCACGGCCCGTCATCGGGCCATATCAATGCCGAAAAGGCGGAGAATGTCGGCATGGGCGGCGCCTATGGCTATGGCGCGTCGATGAATGCCTGGCACCTCGACACGGTCGCCTATTGGGCCGGCCATGGCGGCTATGTCTGGCACAGCAAGACCCAGTTCCGCTCCCCCGCGTTCGAGGGTGACGTCACCTGGGTCGATGGCGAGGTGGTGGAAAAGATCGACCGTTCCCCCTTCGGCATGCCGGTGGTCAAGGTCCGCACGGTCATGACCACCCAGGATGGCGAGGAGATATTGAAGGGCACGGCGCAGGTGGAGTTGCCCTATTGAGCGCGCCGCTTTCGCTGGTTCATGGCCCCCCGCTGGCGCAGGAGCCGGGGCAGGGGGCGCAGACCATCCCGGCCTATCTGGACGCGGTGCGGGCGTGGCACGGCGCGCGCGATGCGGTCATCATGCGGACGGCGGATCGGCGCATCTGCTGGAGCTATGACGAACTCCACGCCCGGTCCGTGGCGGTGGCCAGGGCGCTAATCGCGGCCGGTCTCGGCAAGGATGGCCGGGTCGGCGTGCTGATGGCGAACCGGCCCGAATATCTGGCCAGCGTCTTCGGCATCGCGATGGCGGGGGGCGTCACCGTGGCGCTCAGCAGCTTTTCGAGCGCGGAGGAACTGGAGCATCTGGTCCAGGCCTCGGCGATCGGCATCCTCCTTTTCGACACGCGGGTGATGAAGAAGGATTTCGCCGCCATGCTCGCCGGCATCGACAAGGGGCCGTTTCTCCACCGGCTGATCCAGCTCGACAGCGTGACCGATGCCGATCCGCCAGCGCCGGGCTATGAAGGCTGGGACGATTTCCTGGCCAGCGGCGCGGCGGTGCCCGATGCACAGGTGGCGCAGCGCGCTGCCGCCGTCACCCCGTCCGACCATGGCGGCATCTTCTTCTCGTCCGGCACCACCAGCCTGCCCAAGGGAATCGTCCACGCCCAGCGCGCCTTCTGCATCCAGTGGTGGCGCTGGCCGCGGGTCTTCGCAATGCGTGAGCCGGTGGTGAGCTGGACCGGCAATGGCCTCTTCTGGTCAGGCAATATCAGCCTGGTGATCGGCACCGCGCTGTCGACCGGCGGGACGGCGGTACTGCAACCGGTGTTCGACGCCGCCGCCGCGCTGGACGTGATCGAGCAGGAGCGCGTCACCTTCCTCACCGGCCGGCCGCATCAATGGGCGCGGGTGCAGGCGGCGGACAATTGGGCCAGCGCGGACCTCGCCAGCCTCAAATATGTGACCAAGGGCGAGCTGATCGGTGAACATACGACGGTCGACACCGACTGGACCACGCCCATGGCCTTCGGCACGACCGAGACGATGACGATCTGCACCGCCTTCGACGCGGACACGTCCGACGCGGACTATGGCGGCAGCGCGGGCGCGCCGCTGCCCGGCAACAGCCTCAAGATCGTCGATCCGCTGACCCGCGCGATCCTGCCGGTCGGCCAGCATGGCGAAATGTGCATCAAGGGGCCGACGCTGATGACCGCCTATCTGGGCAAGGCGCCGGAGGAGTGTTTCGACGCAGAAGGTTATTACCGCACCGGCGACGGCGGACGGGTGGATGAACAGGGGCGCTTCTTCTGGGAAGGTCGCCTGACCGACATGATCAAGACTGGCGGCGCCAATGTCGCGCCCGAGGAAGTAGACGCGGTGATCGCCACCTTCCCCGGCGTCAAGCGCAGCCAGACGGTCGGCGTGCCCGATGATCTGCTGGGCGAGATGGTGGTCGCCTGCATCGTCCCGGTCGATGGCGCGCGGGTGACGGAAAGCGACCTGATCGCCCATCTCAAGGCGCGCATGGCCAGCTTCAAGGTGCCGCGTCGGGTGCTGCTGCTGGACGAGGCGGATTTCGCCCTGACCGGCAATGAAAAGGCCAAGGCCGCCGACATTCGTGCGGTCGCGGTGGCGCGGCTCAGCCATCCATAGCGCTGGCCTATGGGATACCCGCAAATCGCTATTTGACCCTTTGATCGCTCCATGCCAGCCCTCGGCCCAGACAGGGGAGAGGCATGCGGACTGTGATCAATCGGCGCGGGTTCATCGCAGCGGGCGCCAGCCTGATGATCGGCAGCGCCGCCCGATCCGCCCTGCCGGTGATCCGGCAGGCGCCCAAGGCGCGCATCATCATCGACAATGATTTTGCCGGCGATCCCGACGGCTTGATCGCGCTCGCGCATCAACTGGCGACGAAGGCGGCCCGGCCGGTGCTGGTCACGACATCGGCGCTCGACGCGAAGCTGGC
Encoded here:
- a CDS encoding phosphoribosylglycinamide synthetase: MLNPIDRCMRISPADKARLRLLFLAKHACKGGGADSVDGNHAVYHHEMRSTLEAIGLHVAVADSYDALFDKPDVDFVVTLLNRGGFQNSEMLAPLLLSWRGVPFLGASPILRGVSDDKYLSKLIARAHGVPTMPARILRRGAMPAGPEFQAERLVVKPNASSASWGLAMVDSWAEAHAHADHLHGLGHDVLVEAWAPLLDVAVPVVGGSGGQPWILPPMMYVPADPHRERSYEEKRGLIDAGDDPLILVEDHDLRTRLEDMTRRLLPELWPFDYGRFEYRYDPASGELLFMEVNLSCNLWSKKTISRSAASIGVDHQSLVETIVAHSLARHGLLTEMPVLEAA
- a CDS encoding NTP transferase domain-containing protein — its product is MPGTATALVLAGKRDGATDPLALAADVTHKCLVPVAGQPMLVHVIEALAASPRIGEIRVAIEDVAVLDALPQLRGLRNTGRLVAIPARPNLVDSVLAAADGARFPLLITTADNVLLTPDALAEMLDGCAAQGANAGVAFTRRASVLAAHPQGQRKFYRFADDEFSNCNTYWLKDAKALAAAETFRSGGQFVKHPMRIIGAFGLINLIRFRFGIGTLGQAFARFSRRFRMVIAPVILSDGAVAIDVDNARSHGVASELLERRLARVEAA
- a CDS encoding sugar-transfer associated ATP-grasp domain-containing protein, with protein sequence MFTLRALPPADGNVLLAAYHDGLRRHWPLGRRTVARLIAASGRSGWAASERRLLCETVRAQGLSMRDRKGLHRLLNPGAFPAEANPLKNKQLFARHAAAAGLPVPDSFALETSDIASWLHGQSVIIAKPSYCSKGQGVVRFEKKGGRWEGAEGPIADDALRARLLALWAAGGVIQRCLATHEALADMSPGALPTLRVVTCLDEVGTPEACALALRLSAGGGRPVDNFNAGNLVLSVDADGHCGPVWQAGPDGAPIRCDRHPLTGALISGRPVPDLDAAVALALRAHLAFRSGFTVIGWDVGLTPDGPVLVEGNWNPGTDIMQLVSGRGLADSRLGALYCHHLRHLPPQRWQAAGAIERDPRRA
- a CDS encoding glycosyltransferase is translated as MIILYVHALAATGVVRNVRILAAELAARGLAVELVTALPGGEGVTGVPHHALLAGPYPSRPREKLQAIAALRRHLRSRGQATLISAGNHGHGTAWAASQGLRDVRRIYRISNDLMRNAAGAPSGGLGRIGRTAMARLLARDADHLVLVSPTLADTPAFAGAARAGKVAVIPNGIDADAARFLADGPVPHRWMGRTPPVILAIGRLAPQKNFATLLAAFAILRRQRPARLIILGESRDRACDSLRAQAAALGVAAHIDLPGTVDNVFPWLAHADAFVLPSWWEGSPNVLLEAMAVDVPIVASRSAGNAVDLLDDGRCGLLVDPADAAAMADALARQLDLATAIRPGDRIDHFGLDALSDAWVRLLR
- a CDS encoding AraC family transcriptional regulator, yielding MEEQDFFFGLEGPLEAVPAAGQMRAANLRGFSDYVRARGGAPRRILAQHGLDPMVLADPDSHIACQQVAAMFEYCSLLFDDPLFGLHLAATQDADIFGGVTAVCRAAPDLRAAIASLIRYLPVAHSPEAQLELVEEGGMAELRWVVGADLGFNDQANYQAMMLILLLLRTVSGQRFRAAWVQFSADPSPRELIEIEALLGTAVRPRAPGSAIGFSAALLDLPIATANRLTYRLVGGYLGRLRLFNHADMAERARSYVRGALPAGTCAIERCADRMGLSVRTLQSRLAAHGLHFSDLVEEQREQLARIYLRQTPMPIDEVAERLGYAEQTSFGRAFKRWTGQTPRQFRNA
- a CDS encoding enoyl-CoA hydratase/isomerase family protein produces the protein MARASAAALKREAAQFVHYEKDRARKIATITFDRPGKANTTTIGMRLLFGEIIHKANIDDDVKVLVIRGAGQDLGSGGDINEHGDMYLHPGAEDDFLPDLEIDDPDVRYPPPGSYRFLHGLTDHYAKGYAGNRPLQEFKKISIVEAKGYCYGWHFYQCADADLIVSSDDALFGHPSFRYAGWGPRMWQWLEMVGIRRFSEMLFTGRPFTAAEMMDCNFVNAVVPRDALEAETDKYADACARTRPLDVVVAQKTFIEAYKQYRGEYMGSLLTGWLEGMLPLMKSDRPTDIDLGAGGFDQGIAHTVKNNDLNYPPEWRLSRAGRAQR
- a CDS encoding helix-turn-helix transcriptional regulator produces the protein MIETLFSLDRGNYHECQHLFRGEREQEYYRGDYWMEEGSIIDVEARRKSAGPSAAILLRSATRLFFRRTRQHIREDGTDLTVLWFVKRGRLVFSNQLGSRAAQYGDFLMTRSTAPFLIECQPDAQGVHEVLHVTVPTHVLRGFVDCDAGAGILLPMQRAELGIADGILAGLFQRDADVAEETTRTLVEAALAVIGQGLRHDVRAVPPRPSVAEKRFADVRRFVEVHLSDPGLSAAMTAKGCGISPRYLTTLLKQNGTSFSDLIWQRRLEQARAWMARSDAASISISEIAYAVGFKSPAHFSRMFKRVYARNPSDYRAEAAPPPPVALH
- a CDS encoding aromatic ring-hydroxylating oxygenase subunit alpha, with product MTMQGSITEPPVLIGNDAYVSQSYADAEATKLWPKVWQVACREEEIPEVGDYVTYDIVDDSIIVVRAAPDRIAAYFNVCRHRGRQLTEGCGNAKRLVCPFHAWSWDLDGNNVGVVRKDA
- a CDS encoding SRPBCC family protein translates to MRVDTWGGWVFVCMDPDAPPLRDYLEPAASMLDPFELEQMRYRWRQWLHFPCNWKVAIEAFNEGYHVAGTHPQLTRYSPKPTWSDGRGIHGVFGSQAREGTGGATAGAAGAADMRQGLADSLNQLWEEVNGTTTETMVRVANLLVEELPEGTPPAEVQMHLMRRTVEEDARRGVNWPRIDPAHFAAAGNVWHIFPNTVIIHGPTFALCYRARPDGHDPNRCIFEVYTLERFPEGTEPRPANLHRPDMDEASWRKVLCQDFSNMGAVQRGLRSRGCDGLRPSPIEERAIINFHRVLADYLGTGAPQPIE
- a CDS encoding FAS1-like dehydratase domain-containing protein — its product is MADMEHHNASAVLDTSDVDQWIGKPVIFAEMWDACNATDIRRWVQAMDYPNPIHWDEEFARASRFGGIVAPQSFTVAMDYGHGCHPACVGKVPGTHLIFAGEEWWFYGTPVRPGDKLVQSRRFDGYSIAETGFAGPTMFARGDTIHRNQHGALVAKEQATAIRYLVEEANRRGIYAKEKRSPRRWTKAELADVHKARHDWILSNRDGHSPAYGDVKIGDRLPRRVIGPHSVVSFANECRAHRQNIWGTWAWNVPDGVHDPATEDAGFGADMSYDHEARKIDPRMGDGLYHGPSSGHINAEKAENVGMGGAYGYGASMNAWHLDTVAYWAGHGGYVWHSKTQFRSPAFEGDVTWVDGEVVEKIDRSPFGMPVVKVRTVMTTQDGEEILKGTAQVELPY
- a CDS encoding class I adenylate-forming enzyme family protein, with translation MSAPLSLVHGPPLAQEPGQGAQTIPAYLDAVRAWHGARDAVIMRTADRRICWSYDELHARSVAVARALIAAGLGKDGRVGVLMANRPEYLASVFGIAMAGGVTVALSSFSSAEELEHLVQASAIGILLFDTRVMKKDFAAMLAGIDKGPFLHRLIQLDSVTDADPPAPGYEGWDDFLASGAAVPDAQVAQRAAAVTPSDHGGIFFSSGTTSLPKGIVHAQRAFCIQWWRWPRVFAMREPVVSWTGNGLFWSGNISLVIGTALSTGGTAVLQPVFDAAAALDVIEQERVTFLTGRPHQWARVQAADNWASADLASLKYVTKGELIGEHTTVDTDWTTPMAFGTTETMTICTAFDADTSDADYGGSAGAPLPGNSLKIVDPLTRAILPVGQHGEMCIKGPTLMTAYLGKAPEECFDAEGYYRTGDGGRVDEQGRFFWEGRLTDMIKTGGANVAPEEVDAVIATFPGVKRSQTVGVPDDLLGEMVVACIVPVDGARVTESDLIAHLKARMASFKVPRRVLLLDEADFALTGNEKAKAADIRAVAVARLSHP